One window from the genome of Glycine soja cultivar W05 chromosome 12, ASM419377v2, whole genome shotgun sequence encodes:
- the LOC114380553 gene encoding vacuolar fusion protein MON1 homolog, with amino-acid sequence MALRSGMHTGGKAPATLSLSLSLSLSLSLSRFHNWRIAVSEMSSADHDSDPPIRLHLPPLSPSLFDSEPPELSHGSSARPSSDPSSPTSSGYAAERGGSSTATSVSQVDDVLHHEIQEITIHDSQPSSHSSWLPGKRHGDEDDASISWRKRKKHFFVLSHSGKPIYSRYGDEHKLAGFSATLQAIISFVENGGDHVKLVRAGKHQVVFLVKGPIYLVCISCTEEPYESLRGQLELIHGQMIVILTKSVNRCFEKNPKFDMTPLLGGTDIVFSSLIHSFSWNPATFLHAYTCLPLAYATRQAAGAILQDVADSGVLFAILMCRHKVISLVGAQKASLHPDDMLLLANFVMSSESFRTSEAFSPVCLPRYNALAFLYAYIHFFDDDTYLMLLTTSSDAFYHLKDCRIRIEMVLLKSNVLNEVQRSLLDGGMHVEDLPPLPRSGSSPHLSQHRLPSDSPEREPTCRIGGVAGLWHFIYRSIYLDQYISSEFSSPINTPKQQKRLYRAYQKLFASMHDKGIGPHKTQFRRDENYVLLCWVTPDFELYAAFDPLADKALAIKTCNRVCQWVKDVENEIFLLGASPFSW; translated from the exons ATGGCATTGCGTAGCGGGATGCACACTGGAGGCAAAGCAccagcaactctctctctctctctctctctctctctctctctctctctctctcgtttTCACAATTGGAGAATTGCAGTGAGTGAGATGAGTTCAGCGGATCATGACTCCGACCCTCCCATCCGACTCCACTTGCCTCCTCTCTCACCGAGCCTCTTCGATTCCGAACCACCGGAGCTCTCTCACGGATCCTCCGCCCGACCCTCCTCCGACCCCTCCAGTCCCACCAGCAGCGGTTACGCCGCTGAAAGGGGCGGCAGCAGCACCGCCACAAGCGTCTCCCAGGTCGATGACGTCCTCCACCACGAAATTCAAGAGATCACCATCCACGATTCCCAACCTTCCTCTCACTCCTCCTGGCTTCCCGGAAAACGACACGGCGATGAG GATGATGCTTCCATTTCATGGAGGAAAAGGAAGAAGCATTTTTTTGTTCTGAGTCATTCTGGCAAACCAATATATTCTAG GTATGGAGACGAACACAAGCTTGCTGGTTTTTCAGCAACTTTGCAAGCAATCATTTCCTTTGTGGAGAATGG GGGTGACCATGTCAAATTGGTGAGGGCTGGAAAGCATCAG GTGGTTTTTCTTGTAAAAGGACCAATTTACTTGGTCTGCATCAGCTGCACAGAAGAGCCTTATGAGTCACTAAGGGGGCAGTTGGAGCTTATTCATGGTCAG ATGATTGTTATACTAACAAAGTCAGTAAACAGATGTTTTGAGAAGAATCCGAAGTTTGATATGACACCCTTGCTTGGTGGAACAGACATTGTCTTCTCTTCACTAATCCACTCTTTTAGTTG GAATCCAGCTACATTTCTTCATGCCTACACTTGTCTACCTCTTGCATATGCAACCAGGCAAGCTGCTGGTGCTATCTTGCAAGACGTTGCTGATTCTGGTGTTCTGTTTGCTATTCTGATGTGCAGACACAAG GTAATCAGTCTAGTTGGTGCTCAGAAAGCCTCTCTTCATCCAGATGATATGCTGCTGTTGGCCAACTTTGTTATGTCATCAGAATCCTTTAG GACTTCAGAAGCATTTTCTCCTGTTTGCTTGCCGAGATACAATGCTTTGGCATTTTTGTATGCTTATATCCACTTTTTTGAT GATGACACATACTTGATGTTGCTGACCACAAGTTCTGATGCATTTTATCATCTTAAGGATTGCAG GATTCGTATTGAAATGGTCCTTTTGAAGTCAAATGTCCTTAATGAAGTTCAGAGATCCTTGCTAGATGGTGGCATGCATGTTGAGGATCTACCACCCTTACCTCGTTCTGGATCATCTCCTCATTTGAGTCAGCATAGGCTTCCATCAGATTCTCCTGAAAGGGAACCTACTTGTCGCATTGGTGGTGTTGCTGGGTTGTGGCATTTCATATATCGCAGCATTTATCTGGATCAATATATATCTTCAGAGTTCTCATCACCAATTAACACTCCTAAGCAGCAGAAAAG ACTATATAGAGCTTACCAGAAACTTTTTGCATCCATGCATGACAAAGGAATTGGGCCACACAAAACTCAGTTTAGAAGGGATGAAAACTACG TTCTGCTCTGTTGGGTAACACCGGATTTTGAGCTTTATGCTGCATTTGATCCCCTTGCAGACAAG GCCTTGGCAATAAAGACGTGCAATCGGGTGTGTCAGTGGGTAAAAGATGtggaaaatgaaatatttttgctAGGAGCTAGCCCCTTTTCATGGTGA